In Scleropages formosus chromosome 18, fSclFor1.1, whole genome shotgun sequence, one DNA window encodes the following:
- the LOC108940577 gene encoding LOW QUALITY PROTEIN: sal-like protein 3 (The sequence of the model RefSeq protein was modified relative to this genomic sequence to represent the inferred CDS: inserted 1 base in 1 codon; deleted 1 base in 1 codon) — protein sequence MSRRKQAKPQPLRSDREPEPGALLSQHASGEGADDADSGNESRSGSEETHVCDKCCAEFFKWSDFCEHLKSCTKNPLVLIVNEDGPAPDPEDFPAEQSPAGSCHSDPADSEDVEDGPVLVEGDDAAEAVALKAGAEKDDESMEVERVPEKQADLEEPAGSPEPSAPLPQIETPSAVTGYSLPNTNVTLETLHSTRVAVAQFSQSFRAGPGAVSTVAIPMILDQLMALQQQQIHQLQLIEQIRSQVAMMNRQPMQPTLNPVGVPQGPSSVATSGQLHLQGFIVPPVHQLPIRVPSATNGQASMSLASALEGPSHLFSVWIRALVPGITNSTSASAASNLPASSCSSVSSLLPPSCMAPNSGGNGGQTRNTSSPPPLGPSSLLSPSSSLPLLPQSSSSTVIFPNPLASIAATANALDPLAALMKHRKGKPPNVSVFDTKPSSEDPFFKHKCRFCAKVFGSDSALQIHLRSHTGERPFKCNICGNRFSTKGNLKVHFQRHKEKYPHIQMNPYPVPEYLDNVPTSSGIPYGMSLPPEKPVTTWLDSKPVLPTIPTSVGLQLPPTLPSMGGYNDSPSLTPLSRSPQRPSPPSSECASLSPNLLGSDTSTQATLESNQPNLGADAPPVLKPEGVLLPPNCTSRPGDSSTAVTQVVLSSTVTTTTATTTQASEPATPPSMVSSSALPLMSDQFKAKFPFGGLLDSMQTSETSKLQQLVENIDKKMTDPNQCVICHRVLSCQSALKMHYRIHTGERPFKCKICGRAFTTKGNLKTHFGVHRSKPPLRVQHSCPICQKKFTNAVVLQQHIRMHMGGQIPNTPLPDGLQDMDTDLSFDEKSLDAMSNYDDELMDEMEQSMEEDADLKEGELDPSKPLIPYSGMSPCSPPSVISSIAALENQMKMIDSTVNMTHSFGLKSTQNGFLESDRLTNDSSSAVGDLESQSVGSPALSESSNSMHALSPAHSHSESLRSKSPGGNNTEEMQESMATVVKSEKSGTPSPTPLSENSGALDLTAAQPGRPFIKEESQFGMLFLSRERGVTQNSSSLVTTAPSAIKMEVNGHSKSNSVSDGPHLALSIPAPVAPQSAVSPGLAPMLAPPPPRRXPKQHNCHSCGKNFSSASALQIHERTHTGEKPFGCSICGRAFTTKGNLKVHMGTHMWNNAPARRGRRLSVENPMALLGGDAVKFSEMFQKDLAARAMNVDPGFWNQYAAAISNGLALKNNEISVIQNGGVPPQLPVSLGGGGLPPLGGLSGAMDRPRAGGSPPMTSLEKTGMDVGVGRPFSRFIEDNKEIGIN from the exons CTTCGGGGGAGGGAGCGGATGACGCGGACAGCGGGAACGAGAGCCGCAGTGGCAGCGAGGAGACGCATGTGTGCGACAAGTGCTGCGCCGAGTTCTTCAAGTGGTCAGACTTCTGCGAGCATCTGAAAAGCTGCaccaagaacccactggtgcTCATTGTCAATGAGGACGGCCCTGCGCCCGACCCTGAGGACTTCCCAGCTGAGCAGTCCCCGGCCGGCAGCTGCCACAGTGACCCAGCAGACAGTGAGGACGTGGAGGATGGCCCGGTGCTGGTGGAGGGTGACGATGCGGCCGAGGCAGTGGCGCTAAAGGCTGGCGCCGAGAAGGACGACGAGTCTATGGAAGTGGAGCGAGTCCCTGAGAAGCAGGCTGATCTGGAAGAGCCTGCTGGCTCTCCAGAGCCCAGTGCCCCGTTGCCTCAGATCGAGACCCCGTCAGCTGTGACTGGGTACAGCTTGCCAAACACCAATGTGACCCTAGAGACTCTTCACAGCACTAGAGTGGCCGTCGCTCAGTTCTCGCAGAGCTTCCGTGCGGGACCTGGCGCTGTGTCCACTGTGGCCATCCCCATGATCCTGGACCAGCTGATGGCGCTGCAGCAGCAACAGATCCACCAGCTACAGCTGATTGAGCAAATCAGGAGTCAGGTGGCCATGATGAACAGGCAGCCAATGCAACCAACGCTGAACCCCGTCGGTGTGCCTCAAGGTCCATCCTCGGTAGCCACTTCCGGTCAGCTCCACCTACAGGGTTTCATTGTCCCTCCTGTCCACCAGCTGCCCATTAGAGTGCCCTCGGCTACGAACGGACAGGCTTCCATGTCTCTGGCATCGGCTCTGGAGGGA CCCAGTCACTTGTTCTCAGTCTGGATCCGTGCCCTCGTCCCAGGAATTACCAACAGTACTTCAGCTTCAGCCGCCTCCAACCTTCCTGcttccagctgcagctcagtgTCTTCTTTACTGCCACCCTCCTGCATGGCCCCAAACAGCGGCGGGAATGGCGGCCAGACACGAAACACCTCAAGCCCTCCCCCGCTAGGTCCTAGCAGCCTTCTTAGTCCATCCTCCAGCCTTCCGCTGCTACCTCAGAGCTCCTCGAGCACTGTCATCTTCCCTAACCCGTTGGCCAGTATCGCTGCCACAGCCAACGCGCTGGACCCTCTCGCTGCCCTGATGAAGCACCGCAAGGGGAAGCCGCCCAATGTTTCCGTGTTTGACACCAAGCCCAGTTCGGAGGATCCCTTCTTCAAGCATAAGTGCAGGTTCTGTGCCAAGGTGTTTGGCAGCGATAGCGCCCTACAGATCCACCTGCGCTCGCACACGGGTGAGAGACCATTCAAATGCAACATTTGTGGCAACCGCTTCTCCACCAAGGGAAACCTGAAGGTTCACTTCCAGAGGCACAAAGAGAAGTACCCTCACATCCAGATGAACCCGTACCCGGTTCCGGAATACCTCGACAATGTGCCCACTAGCTCTGGAATCCCGTACGGAATGTCTCTGCCTCCAGAAAAACCGGTCACAACGTGGCTGGACAGCAAGCCAGTTCTACCCACAATTCCCACATCGGTGGGCCTGCAGCTTCCTCCGACCTTACCTAGCATGGGGGGCTATAATGATTCTCCGAGTCTGACTCCTTTGAGCAGATCGCCGCAGAGACCATCCCCACCTTCAAGTGAGTGTGCGTCTTTATCACCCAATCTGCTGGGCAGTGATACCAGCACTCAGGCCACGTTAGAATCCAACCAGCCCAACCTGGGGGCCGATGCTCCCCCAGTCCTCAAACCGGAGGGGGTCCTTCTCCCGCCAAACTGCACAAGCCGTCCGGGAGACAGCTCCACTGCGGTGACACAAGTGGTCCTCTCATCCACCGTCACTACAACTACCGCCACGACCACGCAGGCGAGCGAACCTGCAACTCCCCCGTCCATGGTGTCCAGCTCTGCACTCCCGCTGATGTCCGATCAGTTCAAAGCGAAATTCCCATTCGGTGGCCTCCTGGATTCCATGCAAACCTCTGAGACCTCGAAGCTCCAACAGCTGGTGGAGAACATTGACAAAAAAATGACGGATCCAAACCAGTGCGTGATTTGCCATCGTGTGCTCAGCTGTCAGAGTGCTCTGAAGATGCACTACCGCATCCACACTGGTGAGAGGCCTTTCAAGTGCAAGATATGCGGCCGGGCATTCACAACTAAAGGGAACCTCAAGACACACTTTGGGGTCCACAGGTCTAAACCACCGCTTCGAGTTCAGCACTCATGCCCCATTTGCCAGAAGAAGTTCACTAACGCCGTGGTCTTGCAGCAGCACATCCGTATGCACATGGGTGGCCAGATCCCAAACACCCCCTTGCCTGATGGACTCCAGGACATGGACACTGACCTCTCTTTTGATGAGAAGAGTTTGGATGCCATGAGCAACTATGACGATGAACTGATGGACGAAATGGAGCAATCAATGGAGGAGGATGCTGACCTCAAGGAAGGGGAGCTCGATCCATCTAAGCCCCTGATCCCATACTCTGGCATGTCCCCCTGCTCACCCCCCTCAGTCATCTCCAGCATCGCAGCCCTAGAGAACCAGATGAAGATGATTGACTCCACGGTGAACATGACCCACTCTTTCGGCCTTAAGTCAACACAGAACGGGTTCTTGGAGAGTGACCGCTTGACCAATGACTCGTCTTCAGCAGTAGGGGATCTGGAGAGCCAGAGTGTGGGAAGCCCAGCCCTATCAGAGTCCTCCAACTCAATGCATGCACTCTCCCCGGCACACAGCCACTCTGAGAGCCTCCGATCCAAGTCCCCGGGGGGGAACAACACGGAAGAAATGCAAGAATCAATGGCAACCGTAGTGAAGTCCGAAAAATCGGGAACCCCATCACCGACACCACTATCCGAAAACAGCGGGGCGCTTGACTTGACGGCAGCCCAGCCTGGGAGACCCTTCATCAAGGAGGAGAGCCAATTTGGGATGCTGTTCCTGAGTCGAGAGCGTG GTGTGACCCAAAACTCGTCAAGCCTGGTTACCACGGCTCCCAGCGCCATCAAGATGGAAGTGAACGGACACAGTAAGTCAAACTCGGTGAGCGACGGCCCACACCTGGCCCTCAGCATCCCCGCCCCCGTTGCCCCCCAGTCGGCAGTGAGCCCTGGCCTCGCACCCATGCTGGCTCCGCCACCACCACGCC ACCCCAAACAGCACAACTGTCACTCATGCGGGAAGAACTTCTCCTCAGCCAGTGCCCTGCAGATCCATGAGCGTACACACACGGGAGAGAAACCCTTCGGGTGCAGCATCTGCGGTCGTGCATTCACCACTAAAGGAAACCTAAAG GTTCACATGGGCACCCACATGTGGAACAATGCTCCGGCCAGGAGGGGGCGACGTCTCTCGGTGGAGAACCCCATGGCCCTGCTGGGTGGCGACGCTGTCAAGTTTAGCGAAATGTTCCAGAAGGACCTGGCCGCACGTGCCATGAACGTGGATCCGGGCTTCTGGAACCAGTATGCCGCCGCCATCTCCAACGGCCTGGCGCTCAAGAACAACGAGATCTCGGTCATCCAGAATGGCGGCGTTCCCCCCCAGCTCCCCGTGAGCCTCGGCGGTGGTGGACTCCCGCCCTTGGGCGGGCTGTCCGGGGCCATGGACAGGCCACGCGCTGGTGGTAGCCCGCCAATGACCAGCCTGGAGAAGACGGGCATGGATGTGGGAGTGGGCCGCCCCTTCTCCAGGTTCATCGAGGACAACAAAGAGATCGGAATCAATTAA